In a genomic window of Bombina bombina isolate aBomBom1 chromosome 8, aBomBom1.pri, whole genome shotgun sequence:
- the LOC128638857 gene encoding protein Wnt-4-like: MVTRPVYVNSPFEQYLSLWVKTITSLVSMLAKYNSICGTREAAFVYAISSAGVAFAVTRACSSGDLDKCGCDRTVHGVSPQGFQWSGCSDNIAYGVAFSQSFVDVRERSKGASSSRALMNLHNNEAGRKAILSNMRVECKCHGVSGSCEVKTCWKAMPPFRKVGNVLKEKFDGATEVEQKKIGSTKVLVPKNSQFKPHTDEDLVYLDSSPDFCDHDVKNGVLGTTGRQCNKTSKAIDGCELMCCGRGFHTEEVEIVERCSCKFHWCCFVKCKQCHKVVEMHTCR; the protein is encoded by the exons ATGGTTACAAGACCAGTTTATGTAAATAGTCCCTTTGAACAATATTTGTCATTGTGGGTCAAAACTATCACATCCTTAGTTTCCATGCTGGCAAAATATAACTCAATTTGTG GAACTAGAGAGGCTGCTTTTGTGTATGCAATTTCTTCAGCGGGAGTGGCGTTTGCAGTGACCCGGGCGTGTAGCAGTGGCGACCTAGACAAATGCGGCTGTGACAGGACAGTGCATGGGGTCAGCCCACAAG gtttccagtggTCGGGCTGCTCAGACAACATTGCGTATGGTGTAGCATTCTCACAGTCATTTGTAGACGTAAGAGAAAGAAGCAAAGGTGCGTCATCTAGCCGCGCTCTCATGAATCTCCATAACAATGAGGCAGGACGCAAG GCTATATTGAGCAATATGCGAGTCGAATGCAAGTGTCATGGTGTTTCTGGATCCTGTGAGGTGAAGACCTGCTGGAAAGCCATGCCTCCTTTCCGAAAAGTTGGGAATGTTCTGAAGGAAAAATTTGATGGGGCTACAGAAGTAGAGCAGAAAAAGATCGGTTCCACCAAAGTTTTAGTGCCTAAAAATTCCCAGTTCAAGCCACATACAGATGAAGACCTCGTTTACTTAGATTCCAGTCCAGATTTCTGCGATCACGACGTAAAGAATGGTGTGCTAGGCACAACTGGACGGCAGTGTAACAAGACTTCAAAAGCTATTGATGGCTGTGAGCTTATGTGTTGTGGACGAGGGTTCCACACAGAAGAAGTGGAAATAGTAGAGAGGTGCAGCTGCAAATTCCACTGGTGTTGTTTTGTTAAATGCAAACAATGCCATAAAGTGGTCGAAATGCACACATGTCGGTGA